The Camelina sativa cultivar DH55 chromosome 14, Cs, whole genome shotgun sequence genome includes a window with the following:
- the LOC104744050 gene encoding uncharacterized protein LOC104744050, with protein MEQFESDPYYADQKRARKLEAWRQAIADGDLGMPRICPCGERIVNEISPTETEKKRWFTCVKYKDDGLHRRKNWADAIEEETQTLRKDVDNHWERLKEFEPHHTQIYNLQMQLKEKSDEIAKLREEVALLTTRVDLLDRLCFD; from the exons ATGGAACAATTTGAGTCTGACCCATACTATGCTGATCAGAAGAGGGCGAGGAAGTTAGAAGCGTGGCGACAAGCCATAGCCGATGGTGATTTGGGCATGCCTCGAATTTGCCCATGTGGCGAACGAATCGTCAATGAGATCTCtccaacagaaacagagaaaaagagatggtttacTTGCGTTAAGTAtaag GATGATGGATTGCACAGGCGGAAAAATTGGGCTgatgcaattgaagaagaaacccaaacCTTAAGGAAGGATGTTGATAACCAttgggagagattgaaggaatTTGAACCCCATCATACTCAGATCTATAATTTGCAGATGCAGCTTAAGGAGAAGAGTGATGAGATTGCCAAACTAAGGGAGGAGGTGGCGTTGCTTACCACTCGAGTCGATCTCCTGGATAGGTTGTGTTTCGATTGA